The DNA window TGCATCCCGGCTccggtgggggggttggggggggcaggcGAGAGGCCCGGAAGGCAGGGCCCATTCCCTCCTGGTCTAGTCCTCCAGCAGAAGCGCCAGCTCCTCGACGGGCAGGCGCACCCGGAGCTCCTTCTCCGTCATCAGGTCCAGGACCTCCTGCATCTCTTCGGGGAAGTGCTCCACGGCGTCCAGGTACAGCACCTAGGGCCAGGGGTCCAGCGCTAGCCAGCTGCTCCCACGCCTCTCCCCACAGCCTGCGCTCCCCTTCGGCCTCACTGGGCAGGACGCCCAACTCACAGAAGTGGGGTGGAAGGGGTGAACTCCAGCAAAGCCTTCTCTTCCCGAAGTGGGGTCAGGACTAGGTGGACATCTCTGTCCCCGTGTTTGACACCTCCTGACCGGGCTTGGGGACACAGACCCCAATGCTTTCAGCATCTGGGCTGAGCTTTGGGCAAATGACGGACCCCCTTGCCCACAGCAGCGcgcaaggaaaggaaacaatcgcCCATCAGCTGAGGCTCCACGGGGGAGAGCTGCACCATGAAAGGGTCTGGCATGGGCCCTGTCCACAAGGACACGGGAGGGGGCAGGCACCGAGGCTTGGCGGGAAGGTCCCTGGGAATGTGCAGATCTCGGGGGCTCTGGAACTTACCTTCGCCCAGGGACAATTCTGAAGTGCTTTGTAGAACACGCCTTTgctcctttctttgtttcctaaGGAAACCTGAGGCAGGGGGCAAATCACAGAAATGATTACTTGAAGCAGAGAGTCTAGGGCTACAGAAACTACCCTGTACTAATCCACCTGGGGGCTCGGCTGCAGTGGGCCAGCCCGTGGGGAAGGGCTGGTACCGCCACCATGGCATGTGTTCCATGACCCGCAGCACCAGGACAGGACAAGCACAGAACTGTAGAGGACACAGctggtggaggagcagagggcaggggtgTGGCGCTCGGGTGGATCCGGGATTCCGACGGTCCCTCCGGAGGCTTTACGTACTCAGCACCAGCGCGGTGAACCAAAGAGGCTCTCGTACATGCTGGCCTCTCAATATGTTCTAACTTCTGCTAGCGGtcaatgggaaagaagaaatggcagCGGAGGGTAGAATGCAATCCGGTGACCACCGGCTTGGGTGCCACTGCTCCCTTTTCTGTTAGTAAGACTGACTCCATTGAGCCCACAGCACCAGCGGACGGCTTTATACACTCTAGTTTCTTTCCCAATTGTGCAGGTACATGATCTAAACACCCGAAGAATCTTGAAAGTGATGgcaatttcggggcgcctggctggctaagtcgaTGGCATGTGCATCTCTTGaccttggggctgtgagtttgagcaccatgttgggagtagagttcacttaaaaattgtttaaaaaagaacgaggggtggtgcctgggtggctcagttggttaagtgtctgacttcagctcaggtcatgatctcccacagtttgtgaattcaagtcctacgtcaggctctgcatgctcaatacagagcctgcttgggattctctatccctccccaacttgtgctccctcactctctccaaataaacggataaaattaaaaaaaaaaaaattaaaaaaaaaaagaacaaactgtaATTTTAGCCAAAACAACAAGGTTCAGTGGGAAAGCGCTGGTTACTGTGTAGGGAGAACAGCACATTTGGAAGCGCCCCCCAAACAGGTTTTAAACTAAGTCCAAACCTCAGTGGGAAAAGTTAACTGTTTCCccaattcctttcttctcccataCTCGCCACGGCCAACAACAAACTGTAATTCTTTCCATCGTTCTCCCAAAGAAAATAAGGGAGTAAATCCGCACGTGCGCACACGCATCCGGAAAGGCACAAAGACACAACCAGCCAAAGCACCAGCCCTCCCTATGGAGTCGGCTCCCTTCGGCCTCTCCCTGCACATGCGGCCTGCACCCCAGCATTCTGGCCCTATTCTGATTTTTCTCCCGGGTTATCAGAGCCCTGGGAACCGTCCCGGATGCCTCAGGAGCTGTGAGAAGAAGTCCTGCTCTAACACGGCTCTAACTCCCCCTCAGTCCTGTGCTAACATTTCCAGAAGGAGAAATCCCCCAAGGGCCCCCATTCTTTTCTCCCAAGTCAACAAGAGTTTTTTTGTCCAAAATCCGAATCTGGCTCATGGAAGATCTTTGTAAAAAATACACCCAGTCCACCTCGCACCACCCATCTCTACCGACCAAGACGGGAGACGTTAGAACTGGCAAACACATGAGCCATCGCTTCTTACACTTCAAGGTCTTTCACTTGCTGACCAAGGGTCGCGTGGTAACGGCGCTGGAAATGTTAGGGAGCGTCTCCTCTCCTTCGGCTGAGTGGCTCCTGTGGCTCCACCCACGGGAGCGGAGATGCGCCTGGAACCCGTTCTGACCGCTGCCTTGGCTGCACCCCCGGGTAACAGGCCGCCACCACGACTGTGCCGTGAACACCACACCAGCACCTGGACTTCTGAAGATTTCCACGTCACACACGGGCGTCAAAATGCCGAATCTGAGCTCtggggttttttaaatgtcacaaaaACATACAAACTTTTGCGGTAATTCATCTTGATGCTGACTTCCGCCCACAAGGAAGTGCCTATTTGTCCCCGGTGGGCCAGTAGGCGGCTGTCCCGGGATCACGCGTCCTCCCTGCCACTCGGGCCTTTCAGAGgtcggggggagaggggggcacaCCCACATGAATTCTGAAATCTGCGAAGACGGGGGGAGGCCCAGAGCTCTCCTAATCCGTAACTTACTTGCTCTTTACACCGGACTCTGTCCTATGTCAAGTGGAAAAGTCCACAAACTTTGTCTTAAGTTACCCAGTGGAAACAGAGATAAGGAAGATCACTCCTGGCTTCTGAAAGCTACGATGTTCGTTACAGATCACTTGGTTTAGTAGCCTTCAGCTCAAACACTGAAGTGGCCCAGAAGCCTAGGTTTCTAAACTGCCATGCAACGTGGCAGTAGACGTGTTGTGGCAAATGAGGCCCGTTCCGAGGCCAGGTCCCGAACCAAAGGCAAAGTTGACTCACAGACGCTTGAGGCCCAGGAcccacccagcagcccccacaTGCACAGCAGCAAAATTAAAGGGCACTGCACCATGTTCAGTCACCACGGTGCTTTTCAGTGAGACAAAGCTTCTCTGGAGAGGTCGTTGTAAAAGCGACATTCTAGGGTGAATCTTACCTTTAATGACAGAACAGAATCAGGATCTGGGAACTCTTATGAACAGATGGCAAAGAACTAAGGTCTCTTTCCAAAGCTCAGACCACTTCCAAGTTGCTGATCAACAAAGTCAACTCCAAGAGATCCACAACCCGAGACTTCTTCCCCAGTCCTGAGACACCGGACGTTAGTGACCGGGGTTCCCGTGAGGATTAAGCGAGGCCACGGAGGCGTGAGGGCAAAAGCAAGCCCCTGCCAGCCTTGCCAGGAGGTGGCGACCGGACGCCTCTACCTTCCCACTTGTGACGAAGCAAAGCTcggcataaaaacaaaaactctaggggcgcctgggtggcttagtcggttaagcggccaacttcagctcaggtcatgatctcgaggtccgtgagttcgagccccgccttgggctctgtgctgacagctcagagcctggagcctgtttcagattctgtgtctccctctctctgaccctcccccgttcatgctccatctctgtctcaaaaataaataaacattaaaaaaaaattaaaaaaacaaacaaaaactctacaTATTTTCTTACCAAAAAATTCAGGTACATCCTCCACAGTAAGGGGCACTGGCTGCCGTTGTCGCTCCGCAACGCATTTTCAAACAGGGCTCTGATGCGATGTGTCAAGCCGGTCTCGGGAATTGTGGCGTGGACCTCTCTACCATCTACCCTGCAAGACACAGGCTCACGTGACTCCGAGGCCACTTCTCGCACCCACGGCGCCACAGGAAGAAGAGGTACGTTAGTGACGGCAGACATCAGCATCGGCAGGACCAGAGTGTGTCAGGGATGGTGCTGTCCCAGGTTTGGGGGCGCTAGGGGTGCAGAGTACAGACATGATGTGGCCCCTCCGAGGCCAGAGGAAGGCAGCGTCCAGGGTTGTGTGTTTTCTACACCAGAGTCTGCCTAGACGTCACCCGCAAACTCCTTGCTCTCTGTTTTCTAAAGAAAGCCTACCCTCTGATCAGCGGAATGCAAATTCTACCTTATGAGGAGGAAAGTCTTTTCCATTTAAGGAAAATAGAGTGACTAAAATCCCAacggaagaaataaaaaacgAAGTGAAACACTGTTCAGAGGCAACTCTGAGTAGCCAGCTTCTACGAGGTCAGGGTGAAGCGACAGCAAAGATCTGGAAGGAACAATAATGCCTAAGCTAAGGTGTCCCCAAGACCACCGCCCGACCTTCAGACACAAACACTGTATCAAGAGGTAACACTTAAGCCTGATACTATTACCATCTGGAACAACAACAGAGACTGGTAATTCTTTCCGGCTCCCTCTGGGCTCAGCACTCACCTCAGCGGCCCCTCCGAGCAGCCCTAAGAGGCAGGCTCTCAACTGTTCCCACGTTACAAAAGGGGAGCCCGTTAGAGGTGACtggacttgcccaaggccacacggcTGGTAAGTGGAGGAATTGGGATCTGAATCCAGAGTCCTACTCCAGCCCCGGGCTCTTGGTCCATGTGCTCTTAGCACAGCTCCTCGGACAGCTGAAAGCCTGACCGTCACCGCCCACACGCCATAAGCAAGGTTCAGGATCCCAAAAAGCACGGCCTAGGGAGGCAGCCACGAAGGCCCCTAATGAAAGCTGTGGCCACTTGCAAGGCTCTTATTCCTCTTTCCACAGGTCATCCGCCATCACCCGGGACATCCACGGCGGGCCATCCAGCACCGGCCCATACTCACTTCCGGATCCCTGGGGCCCAGCAGGGCAGTGGGGACCCGGCAGGCGTGCCCCAAAGGTCTGTGGACACACGAACAAGATGTCTGTACTCACCTCTGAACACTCTCCACCagtctcttcctcattttctcgGCCTCGATCGCAAACAACCAAGGCTCCAAGAGTTTGGTAGACCTGGTGACCGCGTCGAAAAATCTTCTGGTCTCACTGGCTGCGTGGGACCTGCTCTGAATCTGCACGTATGCCCGCCAAAGCACCTGGTTGCCTGGGTACAACCTTAACGCCTCGGAGAGAGCCTGTCGCAGAGGAGCCAGGGGGTAAAGGCTGACTTTCGTGTGGAACCTGAGCAGGCTCGTGTGCATCAGCGTCACGGCCTCCAGCGCGCCGTGGGGGCCCTGGGCGCGGGCACCGTCCTCCGGGCCGGAGCCCCCTGGGGGCACAGAGCCCTTCAGTTTTGCGAGCACCTGCTCGTACACCCGCACGGCCGCATCGATCCCTACGGTCAAGTACTGAAAGAGCATGAAGCATTTCACCAGGCTAGTCAGGCGGTCGAAGGAGTCGCTGGGAGCCGGAGCGGACACACAGCTGTCGCCCAAACAGTCCTGCAGCGCGTGTTCGTACGCCTTCCGAGCTTTCAAGATGTGAACGGCCAGCGCCTGCCCGGAGTAGGGCCCGCAGGGCCCCTGCTCCGTCAGCCTGGTCAGTACGTGAACGGCTCGCGCCGTGGCGGCCCCTCTCGGGTCCGGCAACAGCTCCGCCTCCAGCCCGGCGTAGAGGAGGCCGAGCTCACACAGCTCACGGTCCCTCAGGTCTCTGCCCCCCGCCATGCTGAGCGCCATATCGAACACCTTCCTGGCGTCCTCGGTGTtgccaagcagccactccagatGTGCGTACTGCTTCCAGAGGCAAAAACTGTTGCGGTTTTCTGGCTCCTTCAGGAGATTTTTGGCTAGTTTCTTGCAGTTCTTTCCCTGTGACTTTAGCCTCTTCTTGTTTTTAGTGTGCAGACACCAAATGACctagaagtaaaaagaaaaggactCCCGAGTGCCCTGGGATTTTACGGCAACTCCTCTGTACCGTCAATGTTAGAAAGCCACACAGGTGTCGACACTTCCCACCTTTCTCACGTGTTTGGTAAACCCTGAGGCTCTCTGAGCTGGGAAACAATTCAGGATTGTACCGAGGCCACAGGCGCCCCCACACGACTGCATCCAAACCTCTATAAACAAGGCTCGTACACCCCGAGTAGTCTCCTCCCGTGAGAGGTGGCCACCACATCTTATCAGACAGATACAACCTGGTGTGTGGATCGGTAGCTCAGATCCTGTCAGAACTGTGTCAGAACTGTGGGTGTTAAGATTCACTACTGACTGGTGACCGGCAGAGGGCAGAAGAGCTCACCCTAGACAAATTTCTAGCAAACGGATATGAGGAGCAGGGTCAAGTAgcttattttatctattttaataaACCCCGAAATCCTCTAACCCCCGTTTACGCTTAGGCCTGGCTGTTCACACTAACTGCTCCTATAATCCCAGACATCTGGCAGCAGAAGTGCGAACACAAACGGTCCCAGTCACTGGCAAGCTGcacccctcttcctcctgcccccccgcccccgcggccCCTCAGCAGGGGCAGCCACACACCAGGAGCCTCTGGGGTCCCCGAACAAGGAGGTGGTGTGGCCCAGTGCTCCGAGGAACACCAAGAGCCCCGTGATCATGTACAAAGCCCCCACGTGGGGTGGAGGAGGCCAGAGTTACCTTCTCGATCTCGTACCGTAACCAAGAGAAGCAGAGCTGAGACCTCTTCCGGCCTGAAAACAAAGGCATCACAAGGTGAAAGATGTTGCGGATGAACTCCTCGCCCTCTCGATTGTGACCCCGGGTCCAGCGCCGGTGGCCCAGTGGGTCTGAGCAGCCAACACAGCTGACACCAGAAGAGGAAAGGTTGAGAAAAGTCAGTGGCATTTCGTCACAAAGCCCGTCATCGAAGATGCTGTTCTCATCCATGGCCAGGTAgaggcaggaggctggagggCTGAGGCCAGAAGGCACGCCCAGGAACTGCAGAAAGGCCGCAACCAGCTGAAACTGAAGATCCTGGCTGGAAAGACGGATCATAGACTGGGCAATGTCATCAAACAGCACCTGCAAGAGAGACAAGATGAAGGGGCCTGCTCGGGAGCTCGGTTTGTCTACTGTGACAAACAGGGCTTCATGACTTTCCCCACAGCTCTTTTTACGTGGATGTGCTAATGACTCGATAtcattcaaattaaattttaaacgGACAAGAGCTAGGTTTCCTGAAAGATACAAAAAAGTCAGAGGCCTCACAGGGCTCCAGAGAGCTGGAGGGAACTGTTGGCAGGCTTACACCAAAACCTTCCAAAGGAGCCTAATGGATTCACAGAAAATCTAGAATCATACTCACTTCTGAAAGCACACATATCTGCTTTTGTGGTTACTCTAAGTTAACGATAGTTAACACTGTTTATtaagatagaaaataattttattatttggtgATTTCCTTGTACAAAATTGTTTTCGGAAATGAAAAATATGCCCAAAAGGAGATAAAAAGTagcaaggcaggaaggaaaggcagCAGCCATGGACCACGAGGTAAGAGCAATTGGAAGAGAGAACGCTAACTGCAAATGTCCACAGATGATTTCATGCAGTAACTTGAAAAGGTAAGGCCACGGAGACCAGCCTTTGTGTGAGGGCGCTGCTGACCTGCTTGGTCCCTGTGGTTCTCAGCAAAGAGGAAACCAAAGCACGAGCATAATAAAACTGGACGCCCTGGGGTTCTACTTGTCAGAACCGTCAGTTAATCAGAAAGCTGTTCTACTCCAGGCTCTGATTGGAGGAAAAGCTAAGGGACAAGGAACGGCTCACAGCAGCAGTTTGGTCCAGAGACGAACTTCCAGAAAATGGCTGGAATTCTGAGCCTTGAGAATGAACTTCTGGAAGGGTGACCCTGAGCACCATAAAACCCAAACACCAAGACCCTACTCCTCCCGACACAATCAGCTTCAGCCGGAAAAGGGACTCGCCTGGTGATGGGCCATTCACCAAACATCCGAGAGTGGAGTGGAGGTTTCCCTGAAGTCAGCCCCTCCTTCCTGCGCAGAGCTCCCCACTTTCCTGATCCTAACTGCAGTCCGGCCACCCCATTCGCCACACCCCAAACATTCCAGGCACCCATGCTGACTCCTCTGCCTGGAGCAGATGTGGCTTCAAATATTCACTCACCATCCAGGAACATTAGCTGAGCACTCACCCCAAGAAAAGCACCGTCCACGCATTGTGACCCGGCAGCAGGCAAAAATCCCCACCCTCAAGGCAGGTAGGTTGTGAGGGTCACAGACCACAAACCAGGCCGAAGCCAACAAGCCTCGCCACTGCAAACACCCCCCCGGTCTGTACCTAGAACATGCTGTGAGCCACGCAGTATAGTTGGTGTCTTACGAAACTAGGTCAGTTTCAGGTCTCAAAATAGAATCTCTTCCTTTAATGTAAATCGTCAGAGCTGCTGGTCACTAGACGCAGCGCAGCACAGACCAAGGCATTCGATGATAGTAAGTGAGATAATGTGAGACGTTAAGTCAAGGACTCGGTAAGTCAAGATGTAAGCCAGGACTCGGTAAATGCTACTTCCCTCCCCAGTAAGACAAGCGGTACACTGATTGTCCCGACACGGCCTCTCCATCCAGGTCCTCTTGTCTTCTGGAATCAAACCTATCTGCTGTACCTCTGAGGATCCCAGAGTGCTGCGGGGAAAGTGGACACGGTTAAAGAATCTAGGACGGCGATACCATGTTTTAAAACCCTGAGTCCTCAGGCTTCTGTGTGAAAAAGTAACTGAATAACCTGGAAGACAATCTCCGGGGAAGCCTGCCCTCCTTACCTGGGGACAGGAACTACCTGGTCAAGTTCCTCCAAGCTCCCACGTCACCAGTGGCCCAGGAGGTTCCCACAGACAGAAACAGGAGCAAAAGCTAACATCTCCCAAGCCAGGCGAGTGCTCAGACAGTGAGCTCAGCAAGCTTCTTTCAGGTGACCAGACCCCAGGGGAAcggggagaagggagagaccCCAAGGCCGGCCTCCCTCCTGGGCCGGGGGACCTGCCTGTCTCTCTGGATCCTCACAGTCTTCCTCGGTTTGCTTCTTGGTCTTATCAGGGCGCCACGGCCGCCAGTGCCTCTGGTCTCGGGACCGCTCGGTGGCAAGCCAGATCTGCCACCTGGGCAGActcttctctcttatttcctGGTCCTCATCTTCTggctcatcatcatcatcatctagaCAAGAACGGGACTTTTAGCCCCCCTCACCAGCCACGGACACCCAACCGCTCTGCTACGCCAGCTGCTGTGGGGGGCCCTGGAATGCCATGATGAGTAAGACCCAGGCCCAGCCTTCTGGGACACTCAGGGACTCAGAGGCACCGAGGGACTCTGCTATCATCCATCAAATCCCCAAAACTCCCTGGAAGATTAGCCAATGAAATCAGATGATTTTTAATGCTATCATAGCAATTAAAATGGGAATACGCACATTATAGAACAGCACTGCCCAAGAGGACTTTCTGTGATAATGACATAATATGTACCCATGTGTCTAATATGGTAGCAACCAGCCACGTGACTTACTGGGCCCCTGAAATGTAGCTGATACCAgaactaaattttttatttcattttaattaaaatggccacatgtgggggcccctgggtggctcagtcggttatgtgtctggaaccgtctggctcttggtttcggttcaggtcatgatctcacggttcatgggtttgagccccacatcgggctctgccgctgacagcgtggaacctgcctgggattctccctctccccactctctctctctctgccccttccctgctcgctcgctctctctcagaataaataaaatggtcacatgtggctagtgccTACATATTTGGACAACACAGTTCTAGAACGCTAAATGATATTTAATGACAGCCCTGGTTCAGCCTTTCTAAAGCCACCAGAATTTTCAGCCAGTGGCCTTATGACTACAACCGGTGTCCACTTCTCAAAAAAAGGTAATTCAAGATTATCCTgtactttcattttgtttcctaatCCTGAACATgcagaatggaagagaaaagttcagtatttaaaaataaacaaacaggataTATACATTGGTACAGCCACGCAGAAAAcagttggcagtttcttataaaactagaCACGCACTTATTCAAAGACCTGGCAACTAGTCTTTGGTGCTgatcccagaaaaatgaaaatctatgtaCACACTAACACCTGCACACTAACACCCACGGCAGCTTTATCCACAGTGGCCAAGCCCTGCAAACACTCCAAATGTCCCGCAGTAGTAGGTGAAACGAGCTGATTCGTCTACACCTACTATTCACAGTAAATGTGAATACACTATGGACGCGTGCAACAATTCAGATGGATCTCAGGGGAATGATGctaggtgaaaaaaaaagtcaatcttaAGAAGTCACACAGAacacaaatgttggtgaggatgtgaagaaactggaacccttgtgcacagGTTGGGGAGAACAGCAGATGGTACAGTGCTCTGGAGAACAACAGCGGTGCCTCGGAGAAGTTtttagaactaccacatgatccagcattGCCACTTCTGGGCACACGTGCAGAAGAACTCTAAGCAGGTTCTCAGAGACACGTGTACTCCATGTTCACAGCTGCAAAAGgcgaagcaacccaagtgtccgtgGACAGGTGAACGGATAAATAAAATGCGGATGCCATTCAGACTTAAAAAGGGGGTActgagggccgcctgggtggctcagtcggttgagcgtctgacttcagctccggtcatgatctcacggtttgtgagtttgagcccctcactgggcctgtgctgacagctctgagcctagagcccatttcggattctgtgtctccctctctctctgcccctcccctgctcatgtcctgtctctctctctcaaaaacaaacagtaaaaaaaaatttttttaattaaaaaaaaaaaaaaaggaggtactAACACATGCTACACGTTGGACAGacctggaaaacattatgctaagtggaataagccagtcacaacACAACAAGTACTGTCTGATCCCACTTATCTGAGGTTCCTAagatagtcaaattcagagacaggaagtagcATGGTGGccgtgggggcaggggtggggtagggtggggagaggaatggggagttactgcCTAATGGGTACAGAGTGCCAGCTGGGCAAGATGAGGAGGTTGAGGAGATGGACAGAGGTGAAGACAGTTGCACAAGAGTGTGCATGTAGTTAATGACACTGAGccgtatatttaaaaatgttttttaagtggtaaactttgtatatattttacaacagtaaattgttttaaaaagtcacacaCCCTATGATTCCACATATCTAACGTGTAAAATAACGTGACAACATAATAACAGAGGTGGAGGGCAGATCAGTGGTCCTCCGAGGTGGGCGTGGGGGCAGACATGGCTACCAGGCACAGCATCAGGGAGCCCGGTGGTGACGAATCGTTCTCCGACAGCGGGGGTGGTTACAGGAAGCCATGCCTGCGATTAGGCTGCACAGCACCAAACACGCAAGCAAATGAGAGCTCGTCAAGCCATGAGATGCGCGGGTGcgcacgcacactcacacacgcacgcgcgcgcgcacacaggAGACCGCCCCAGGGTCACTTCCAGGCTGTGCGACTGCACAGTCGCTGGTgggccctggggcggggggagggggcacaaaaCCTCCCTGTGTATTTtccaacttcctgtgaatctctatttcaaaataaatgagtaacaaGAACTCCAGAGAATTTAAAGGCATGACGTGTACAttagcattttaaagtttatttatttattctgagagaaagagtgcgagtggaggatggagagagagagagagagagagagagagagagagaatcccaaacaggctctacactatcagcacagagcccaatgtgcggcttgaactcacaaaccgtgagatcatgacctga is part of the Neofelis nebulosa isolate mNeoNeb1 chromosome 7, mNeoNeb1.pri, whole genome shotgun sequence genome and encodes:
- the NRDE2 gene encoding nuclear exosome regulator NRDE2 isoform X1, which gives rise to MALFPAFAGIGETSGSGSARKELDWLSNPSFCAGAITSLSQQTEGATALVSEGSPLTRSPLKSEPSDESDTNKKPKQTSRKKKKEKKKKRKHHHKKTRRKHGQSSSSGSEPDSDSEKDKTSRSIRDSKKESEKPNREGNAVADTGHRCIWLEDVQALTGETFRTDKKPDPANWEYKSLYRGDIARYKRKGDSCLGINPKKQCISWEGAATEKKHSHKHVERYFTKKSVGLMNIDGVAVGGKTEPPSSEPVSFIPVKGSDDVAPPVTTWLNPLGIYDQSTTQWLQGQGPSEQESKQPDSQTDREHALLKAKVEEFNRRVRENPRDIQLWMAFVAFQDEVMKSPGLYAIEEGEQEKRKRSLRLVLEKKLAILERAIESNQSSVDLKLAKLKLCSEFWEPSALAKEWQKLIFLHPNDTALWQKYLLFCQSQFSTFTVSKIHGLYGKCLSTLSAVKDGSILSHPALPGTEDAMFGLFLQQCHFLRQAGHSEKAVSLFQAMVDFTFFKPDSVKDLPTKGQVEFFEPFWDSGEPRVGEKGARGWRAWMHQQERGGWVVISPDDDDDEPEDEDQEIREKSLPRWQIWLATERSRDQRHWRPWRPDKTKKQTEEDCEDPERQVLFDDIAQSMIRLSSQDLQFQLVAAFLQFLGVPSGLSPPASCLYLAMDENSIFDDGLCDEMPLTFLNLSSSGVSCVGCSDPLGHRRWTRGHNREGEEFIRNIFHLVMPLFSGRKRSQLCFSWLRYEIEKVIWCLHTKNKKRLKSQGKNCKKLAKNLLKEPENRNSFCLWKQYAHLEWLLGNTEDARKVFDMALSMAGGRDLRDRELCELGLLYAGLEAELLPDPRGAATARAVHVLTRLTEQGPCGPYSGQALAVHILKARKAYEHALQDCLGDSCVSAPAPSDSFDRLTSLVKCFMLFQYLTVGIDAAVRVYEQVLAKLKGSVPPGGSGPEDGARAQGPHGALEAVTLMHTSLLRFHTKVSLYPLAPLRQALSEALRLYPGNQVLWRAYVQIQSRSHAASETRRFFDAVTRSTKLLEPWLFAIEAEKMRKRLVESVQRVDGREVHATIPETGLTHRIRALFENALRSDNGSQCPLLWRMYLNFLVSLGNKERSKGVFYKALQNCPWAKVLYLDAVEHFPEEMQEVLDLMTEKELRVRLPVEELALLLED